In a single window of the Hoyosella subflava DQS3-9A1 genome:
- a CDS encoding RNA-binding S4 domain-containing protein encodes MPQPAEQSSRVRVDVWLWSVRLVKTRSTAASACRGGHVRVNGAPAKPSQAIGPGDEVRLWSHGVLRIVEVVDPLKKRVGAPAAALALIDRSPPPPPKEVLASIPRRDRGAGRPTKRERRQLDRLKSFE; translated from the coding sequence ATGCCTCAACCAGCCGAACAATCCAGCCGAGTGCGGGTGGACGTCTGGCTGTGGTCTGTGCGACTGGTGAAAACTCGCTCGACCGCAGCGAGCGCGTGCCGCGGCGGTCACGTCCGGGTCAACGGCGCCCCAGCTAAACCGTCCCAGGCGATCGGGCCGGGAGACGAGGTTCGTCTGTGGTCACACGGAGTCCTGCGAATTGTCGAAGTCGTGGATCCGCTGAAGAAGCGTGTCGGAGCACCGGCGGCCGCGCTGGCCCTGATCGACCGCAGTCCGCCGCCACCCCCGAAGGAAGTTCTCGCCTCGATCCCCCGCCGTGATCGCGGCGCTGGCCGCCCTACCAAGCGCGAACGTCGTCAGCTCGATCGATTGAAGTCCTTCGAATAG
- the nrdE gene encoding class 1b ribonucleoside-diphosphate reductase subunit alpha: MAPTVTAPESAAPARGAESELDYHALNAMLNLYSPDGKIQLDKDREAARQYFLQHVNQNTVFFHDLDEKLDYLIEHDYYETEVLDQYDREFVKALFQRAYKKKFRFPTFVGAFKYYTSYTLKTFDGKRYLERFEDRVCMVALTLAAGERPLAERLVDEMISGRFQPATPTFLNSGKKQRGEPVSCFLLRIEDNMESIGRAINSALQLSKRGGGVALLLSNIREHGAPIKKIENQSSGVIPVMKLLEDSFSYANQLGARQGAGAVYLHAHHPDIYRFLDTKRENADEKIRIKTLSLGVVIPDITFHLAKKNEDMYLFSPYDVERVYGVPFADINVTEKYYEMVDDKRIRKTKIKAREFFQTIAELQFESGYPYIMFEDTVNRANPIKGKITHSNLCSEILQVSTPSLYNDDLSYSEIGKDISCNLGSLNIAKTMDSPNFGETVEVAIRALTAVSDQTHITSVPSIEKGNNDSHAIGLGQMNLHGYLAREYIQYGSDEGVDFTNIYFYSVLFHALRASNNLAIERGTYFKGFPDSKYASGEFFDKYTEREWKPRTPRVQKLFDDAGIHIPTQEDWLELKASVQEHGIYNQNLQAVPPTGSISYINHSTSSIHPIASKIEIRKEGKIGRVYYPAPYMTNDNLEYFQDAYEIGYEKIIDTYAAATQHVDQGLSLTLFFKDTVTTRDLNRAQIYAWRKGIKTLYYIRLRQMALEGTEVEGCVSCML, encoded by the coding sequence TTGGCACCGACAGTGACTGCACCGGAATCGGCCGCACCGGCCCGCGGAGCGGAGAGCGAACTCGATTACCACGCGCTCAACGCGATGCTGAACCTCTACAGCCCGGACGGCAAAATCCAGCTGGACAAGGACCGCGAAGCCGCCCGGCAGTACTTCCTGCAGCACGTGAACCAGAACACGGTGTTCTTCCACGACCTCGATGAAAAGCTCGACTACCTCATCGAGCACGACTACTACGAGACCGAGGTGCTCGACCAGTACGACCGTGAGTTCGTGAAGGCACTGTTCCAGCGCGCCTACAAGAAGAAGTTCCGGTTCCCGACCTTCGTGGGCGCGTTCAAGTACTACACGTCGTACACACTGAAAACGTTCGATGGGAAGCGCTACCTCGAGCGGTTCGAGGACCGCGTATGCATGGTTGCGCTCACCCTTGCCGCCGGCGAGCGTCCCCTCGCGGAACGGCTTGTCGACGAAATGATCTCCGGCCGATTCCAGCCAGCAACGCCGACTTTCCTCAACTCAGGCAAGAAGCAGCGCGGCGAGCCAGTTAGTTGCTTTTTGTTGAGAATCGAAGACAACATGGAGTCAATTGGCCGTGCCATCAACTCTGCGCTGCAGCTGTCCAAGCGCGGCGGAGGCGTGGCGCTCCTGCTGTCCAACATTCGTGAACATGGCGCGCCGATCAAGAAGATCGAGAACCAGTCGTCGGGCGTCATCCCGGTGATGAAGCTCCTCGAAGACTCGTTCTCCTACGCGAACCAGCTCGGAGCCAGGCAAGGCGCGGGCGCGGTCTACCTGCACGCACACCACCCAGACATCTACCGGTTCCTCGACACCAAGCGTGAGAACGCCGACGAGAAGATCCGCATCAAGACGCTCTCCCTCGGTGTGGTGATCCCCGACATCACCTTCCACCTGGCGAAGAAGAACGAGGACATGTACCTCTTCTCGCCCTATGACGTGGAGCGGGTCTACGGGGTGCCGTTCGCGGACATTAACGTCACCGAGAAGTATTACGAAATGGTCGATGACAAGCGCATCCGCAAAACCAAGATCAAGGCGCGCGAGTTCTTTCAGACCATCGCTGAGCTGCAGTTCGAGTCGGGCTATCCGTACATCATGTTCGAGGACACGGTGAACCGCGCGAACCCGATCAAGGGGAAGATCACCCACTCGAACCTGTGCTCAGAGATCCTGCAGGTCTCAACTCCGAGCCTGTACAACGATGACCTGTCGTACAGCGAAATCGGCAAGGACATCTCGTGCAACCTCGGCAGCCTCAACATCGCGAAGACGATGGATTCGCCGAACTTCGGTGAAACCGTCGAAGTCGCGATCCGGGCGCTCACCGCAGTATCGGATCAGACGCACATCACCTCAGTGCCGTCAATCGAGAAGGGCAACAACGATTCCCACGCGATCGGTCTGGGGCAGATGAACCTCCACGGTTATCTCGCGCGGGAGTACATCCAGTACGGCTCTGACGAGGGTGTCGACTTCACGAACATCTACTTCTACTCCGTGCTGTTCCACGCCTTGCGGGCGTCCAACAACCTTGCGATCGAGCGTGGGACGTACTTCAAGGGCTTCCCCGATTCGAAATACGCCAGCGGTGAGTTCTTCGACAAGTACACCGAGCGGGAGTGGAAGCCACGGACCCCCCGAGTCCAGAAACTGTTCGACGACGCGGGCATCCACATCCCGACGCAGGAGGACTGGCTCGAGCTGAAGGCGTCCGTTCAGGAACACGGCATCTACAACCAGAACCTGCAGGCTGTGCCGCCGACCGGTTCGATCAGCTACATCAACCACTCGACGTCCTCGATCCATCCGATCGCATCAAAGATCGAGATCCGTAAGGAAGGCAAGATCGGTCGGGTCTATTACCCGGCGCCTTACATGACGAACGACAACCTGGAGTACTTCCAGGATGCGTATGAGATCGGGTACGAGAAAATCATCGACACGTACGCGGCAGCGACCCAGCATGTCGACCAAGGACTTTCGCTGACACTGTTCTTCAAGGACACGGTGACCACGCGTGACCTGAACAGGGCTCAGATTTACGCGTGGCGCAAAGGCATCAAGACGCTGTACTACATCCGTCTGCGCCAGATGGCACTCGAAGGGACTGAAGTCGAGGGCTGCGTCAGCTGCATGCTGTGA
- the nrdI gene encoding class Ib ribonucleoside-diphosphate reductase assembly flavoprotein NrdI, which produces MLVYFSSVSENTHRFVRKLDLPAVRIPVHGQNGDIEVNQPFVLVVPTYAGGKDSQGRHVGAVPKQVIRFLNNPHNRSLIRGVIAAGNTNFGDAFGVAGDIISKKCKVPYLYRFELMGTSEDVERVREGLEQFWHRQ; this is translated from the coding sequence ATGCTGGTCTACTTTTCCAGTGTCTCGGAGAACACGCACAGGTTCGTCCGTAAACTCGACTTGCCCGCCGTTCGCATACCCGTCCATGGCCAGAACGGCGATATTGAGGTCAATCAGCCGTTCGTGCTGGTGGTCCCGACGTACGCGGGCGGGAAAGATTCGCAGGGCAGGCACGTCGGTGCCGTGCCGAAACAAGTGATCCGGTTCTTGAACAACCCGCACAACCGTTCGCTGATTCGCGGAGTGATCGCGGCGGGAAACACGAATTTTGGCGACGCTTTTGGCGTTGCAGGAGACATCATCTCGAAGAAGTGCAAAGTGCCGTACTTGTACCGATTCGAGCTAATGGGGACATCTGAGGACGTCGAGCGCGTCCGCGAGGGATTGGAACAGTTTTGGCACCGACAGTGA
- the nrdH gene encoding glutaredoxin-like protein NrdH, with the protein MSITVYTKPACVQCNATYRALDKAGLAYDVVDITEDAEARDFVMALGYLQAPVVVAGESHWAGFRPDQIKSLATAAA; encoded by the coding sequence ATGAGCATCACCGTCTACACCAAGCCAGCATGCGTTCAGTGCAATGCGACCTACCGCGCCCTCGACAAGGCGGGGCTGGCGTATGACGTCGTCGATATCACCGAGGACGCTGAGGCACGCGACTTTGTCATGGCGCTGGGCTACCTGCAGGCTCCCGTGGTGGTGGCCGGGGAGAGCCACTGGGCGGGCTTCCGCCCCGACCAGATCAAGTCGCTGGCGACTGCCGCCGCCTGA